TAGGTTTCCCCTACAATCCGATTCATACCGGTCCGCATGTATCGCCGATATCCGAGGAGAAGCTCCAGGTCAACAATGTTATCACGGTCGAGCCGGGTATATATATCAGCGGCTGGGGCGGCGTTCGGATCGAAGATGACGTGGTCGTGACACGTAACGGCTGTAAGGTGCTGACACACTTCCCAAAAAACTTGTTGGAAGTGTAATTAGCAGGGTCTATAATTTCGAAGTTATCAGGACAGTTGAGGCCTGGACAGATCACCCGGCCGATCCCGGATGGATTGGCCCGTGAGGAACTATAATGAACGAGAATTATATTCGGAAACTGATCCGACTGGTCGAAGAATCGGAAATCGAATCCCTTGAGGTCTCTTCGTGGGGACGCAAGGTAAGAATCGTCCAGCGGATTTCATCGTCTCAAAACGGTCACGGTGATGGTACGCATGTAGTCGTAGCTGCCCACGCCCCAGCCGTAGCGGCAGCACCAATTCCGGCCGCAGCTCCGGCAGCGGCGACTTCGCCTGCACCGGCGGCTCCGACCGAAGATCTGGGTAATCTGGTCCCGGTTAAGTCGCCGATGGTCGGGACATTCTACGCGGCGCCTTCACCGGACTCCGATCCCTATGTTTCACTCAATCAGAAAATATCGGTGGGGCAGATTGTCTGTATCGTTGAGGCGATGAAGCTGATGAACGAAATCGAATCGGAAGTCAGCGGTAGAATCACCAGGATCATGGTCGAAAACGCCCAACCGGTAGAATTCGGCCAGACCTTGTTCCTGATTGAACCGGATTAAGGGCGAACGGAACTCGCAACAGCCAGGGGTT
This is a stretch of genomic DNA from Candidatus Zixiibacteriota bacterium. It encodes these proteins:
- the accB gene encoding acetyl-CoA carboxylase biotin carboxyl carrier protein, with protein sequence MNENYIRKLIRLVEESEIESLEVSSWGRKVRIVQRISSSQNGHGDGTHVVVAAHAPAVAAAPIPAAAPAAATSPAPAAPTEDLGNLVPVKSPMVGTFYAAPSPDSDPYVSLNQKISVGQIVCIVEAMKLMNEIESEVSGRITRIMVENAQPVEFGQTLFLIEPD